A genomic window from Lotus japonicus ecotype B-129 chromosome 1, LjGifu_v1.2 includes:
- the LOC130727666 gene encoding xylulose kinase 2, with the protein MAEFSLPPDSYFLGFDSSTQSLKATVLNSNLTIVASELVHFDSDLPHYKTKDGVYRDPSGNGRIVSPTLMWVEALDLMFQKLSNSNFDFSKVAAVSGSGQQHGSVYWKKGSSQILSSLDAKKPLLGQLESAFSIKESPIWMDCSTTKQCREIESACGGALELARVTGSRAYERFTGPQIKKIFETQPEVYDSTERISLVSSFMASLLIGAYAAIDHSDGGGMNLMDIKKKTWSKVALEATAPGLESKLGDLAPAYAVAGKIAPYFVERYNFNKDCSVVQWSGDNPNSVAGLTLNIPGDLAISLGTSDTVFMITKDTNPGLEGHVFPNPVDAEGYMVMLVYKNGSLTREDVRNRYAEKSWDVFNKFLQQTQPLNGGKLGFYYKEHEILPPLPVGFHRYAIENFSGALDAMKEQEVEEFDPPSEVRALIEGQFLSMRAHAERFGMPSPPKRIIATGGASANHDILSSIASIFGCDVYTVQRPDSASLGAALRAAHGWLCNKKGGFLPISDMYMDKLEKTSLSCKLSVHAGDQELVNKYAAYMKKRIEIENRLVQKLGRC; encoded by the exons ATGGCCGAATTCTCTCTTCCTCCGGACTCGTACTTCCTCGGATTCGACAGTTCAACCCA GTCGTTGAAGGCAACCGTTTTGAACTCCAACCTCACCATTGTTGCGTCTGAGCTTGTTCACTTCGATTCTGACTTGCCCCATTACAAAACCAAAGATGGGGTGTACAGAGATCCTTCTGGCAATGGCAGAATCGTTTCACCCACATTGATGTGGGTGGAAGCTCTTGACCTCATGTTTCAGAAGCtatcaaattcaaattttgatttttctaaGGTTGCTGCTGTTTCTGGGAGTGGACAGCAGCATGGTAGTGTTTACTGGAAGAAGGGTAGTTCTCAGATTTTGTCTTCATTGGATGCTAAGAAGCCATTGTTAGGTCAGCTTGAAAGTGCTTTTTCCATTAAGGAGTCCCCAATTTGGATGGATTGTAGCACTACTAAACAGTGTAGGGAAATAGAGAGTGCTTGTGGGGGAGCATTGGAGCTTGCTCGAGTCACGGGGTCGCGTGCTTATGAAAGGTTTACTGGCCCCCAGATTAAGAAAATATTTGAGACTCAGCCTGAAGTTTATGATAGCACTGAAAGGATCTCGCTTGTTAGCTCATTCATGGCATCTCTTTTGATTGGGGCTTATGCTGCTATTGATCATTCTGATGGTGGAGGCATGAATTTGATGGACATAAAGAAGAAGACTTGGTCTAAAGTAGCACTTGAG GCAACTGCCCCTGGTTTGGAGTCAAAGCTTGGAGACCTAGCCCCTGCATATGCTGTTGCTGGGAAAATTGCTCCATATTTTGTAGAgag GTATAACTTTAATAAGGATTGCTCGGTTGTTCAGTGGTCAGGAGACAATCCTAACAGTGTGGCAG GATTGACCCTAAATATTCCAGGGGATCTTGCCATCAGTCTCGGCACTAGTGACACT GTATTTATGATCACTAAAGATACAAATCCAGGATTAGAGGGACATGTCTTCCCTaatccagttgatgcagaaggTTACATGGTTATGTTAGTATACAAAAATGGGTCCCTTACCCGAGAAG ATGTGCGCAATCGTTATGCAGAGAAATCTTGGGACGTTTTCAATAAATTTCTGCAGCAAACACAGCCTTTAAATG GTGGAAAGTTAGGTTTCTACTACAAGGAGCATGaaattcttcctcctcttccag TTGGTTTCCACCGCTACGCTATAGAAAATTTCTCGGGCGCACTGGATGCAATGAAGGAACAGGAAGTTGAAGAGTTTGATCCTCCATCTGAG GTCCGGGCGTTAATTGAGGGCCAATTTCTCTCAATGCGAGCTCATGCTGAAAGATTTGGCATGCCTTCTCCTCCAAAGCGAATCATAGCCACTGGTGGAGCTTCGGCAAATCATGACATCCTTAGCTCCATAGCTTCGATTTTTGGCTGTGATGTATATACAGTTCAAAGACCTG ATTCAGCTTCTCTTGGAGCTGCATTGAGAGCTGCTCATGGATGGCTCTGCAACAAGAAGGGAGGGTTTTTACCCATATCAGATATGTACATGGACAAATTGGAGAAAACTTCTCTGAGCTGCAAACTTTCCGTTCATGCTGGGGATCAAGAACTGGTTAACAAATATGCTGCTTACATGAAAAAGAGAATTGAGATAGAGAATCGTCTCGTCCAAAAGCTTGGACGCTGTTGA
- the LOC130727667 gene encoding tubulin alpha chain: MRECISIHIGQAGIQVGNACWELYCLEHGIQPDGQMPSDKTVGGGDDAFNTFFSETGAGKHVPRAVFVDLEPTVIDEVRTGAYRQLFHPEQLISGKEDAANNFARGHYTIGKEIVDLCLDRIRKLADNCTGLQGFLVFNAVGGGTGSGLGSLLLERLSVDYGKKSKLGFTVYPSPQVSTSVVEPYNSVLSTHSLLEHTDVAVLLDNEAIYDICRRSLDIERPTYTNLNRLVSQVISSLTASLRFDGALNVDVTEFQTNLVPYPRIHFMLSSYAPVISAEKAYHEQLSVAEITNSAFEPSSMMAKCDPRHGKYMACCLMYRGDVVPKDVNAAVATIKTKRTIQFVDWCPTGFKCGINYQPPTVVPGGDLAKVQRAVCMISNSTSVAEVFSRIDHKFDLMYAKRAFVHWYVGEGMEEGEFSEAREDLAALEKDYEEVGAESGDGEDVDGDEDY; the protein is encoded by the exons ATGAGGGAGTGCATTTCAATCCACATTGGTCAGGCCGGTATCCAGGTCGGAAATGCCTGCTGGGAACTCTACTGCCTCGAACACGGCATTCAG CCTGATGGCCAGATGCCGAGTGACAAGACCGTCGGCGGAGGAGACGACGCCTTCAACACCTTCTTCAGCGAAACCGGCGCCGGAAAGCACGTTCCACGCGCCGTCTTCGTGGATCTGGAGCCAACCGTCATCGACGAGGTGAGAACCGGCGCCTACCGCCAACTCTTCCACCCTGAGCAACTCATCAGCGGCAAGGAGGACGCCGCCAACAACTTCGCCCGTGGTCACTACACTATCGGTAAAGAGATCGTTGATCTCTGCCTTGACAGGATCCGCAAGCTCGCTGATAACTGCACCGGGCTTCAGGGATTCTTGGTGTTCAACGCTGTTGGTGGTGGTACCGGTTCTGGTCTCGGATCTCTTCTTCTGGAGCGTCTCTCTGTTGATTACGGCAAGAAATCGAAGCTAGGGTTTACTGTTTACCCTTCCCCTCAGGTTTCTACATCAGTTGTTGAACCTTACAACAGCGTCCTTTCAACTCACTCCCTCCTGGAGCACACCGATGTCGCTGTGCTTCTTGATAATGAAGCCATCTATGACATTTGCAGGCGCTCCCTTGACATCGAGCGTCCTACATACACCAACCTCAACCGTCTTGTTTCTCAG GTGATTTCATCTCTCACTGCCTCTTTGAGGTTTGATGGAGCATTGAATGTTGATGTGACTGAGTTCCAAACCAACTTGGTTCCATACCCCAGGATCCATTTCATGCTTTCCTCATACGCCCCTGTGATCTCTGCTGAGAAGGCATACCATGAGCAACTCTCCGTTGCTGAGATCACCAACAGCGCCTTCGAGCCGTCTTCCATGATGGCCAAGTGTGACCCTCGCCATGGAAAGTACATGGCATGCTGTTTGATGTACCGTGGTGATGTTGTTCCCAAGGATGTGAATGCTGCTGTTGCCACCATCAAGACCAAGCGCACCATCCAGTTTGTTGATTGGTGCCCAACTGGGTTCAAGTGCGGTATCAACTACCAGCCACCAACTGTTGTTCCTGGTGGTGATCTTGCTAAGGTGCAGAGGGCTGTGTGCATGATCTCTAACTCCACCAGTGTTGCTGAGGTGTTCTCCAGGATTGACCACAAGTTTGATCTGATGTATGCTAAGCGTGCTTTCGTGCATTGGTATGTGGGTGAGGGTATGGAAGAGGGTGAATTCTCAGAGGCTCGTGAGGATCTTGCTGCTTTGGAGAAGGACTATGAGGAGGTGGGTGCTGAGTCCGGTGATGGAGAGGATGTTGACGGTGATGAAGACTATTAG
- the LOC130711537 gene encoding uncharacterized protein LOC130711537, with product MLSFFCREVAPIWFASHLSLDFRQRPHDFTVFNWVAQVLKQMDEWVSDSVLTLLFALWERRNMWCFEGRWYPYDMVLARATSLDMVEVAVVGGGTHGPARRRGMAESAHRVWKPPDPGKIKVNVDAAFPVGSLMGFGFIARNSRGQVLATAAARWPRASSVAVVEGMALHWALQLSLDLGFFEVVVEIDNQLVVKAWKSYGRQCSYLASVVSDCFNISSAFHSFNLSHVLRSSNMEADYLANFALTNYCFVGLEEYPWFSRYSFLRFGNS from the coding sequence ATGCTCTCTTTTTTCTGTAGAGAGGTTGCCCCAATCTGGTTTGCTTCCCATTTGTCTTTGGATTTTCGCCAACGCCCTCATGATTTCACGGTCTTTAATTGGGTTGCACAGGTGCTGAAGCAGATGGATGAGTGGGTATCTGATTCAGTGCTAACTCTTCTGTTTGCGTTGTGGGAACGGAGGAATATGTGGTGTTTTGAGGGTCGTTGGTACCCCTATGATATGGTGCTTGCTCGAGCTACTTCATTGGATATGGTGGAAGTGGCGGTGGTGGGGGGTGGCACTCACGGTCCTGCTCGAAGGAGGGGGATGGcagagtcagctcatcgagTGTGGAAGCCTCCAGACCCGGGGAAAATCAAGGTAAACGTCGATGCTGCTTTTCCAGTGGGTTCGCTCATGGGTTTTGGGTTCATTGCGAGGAATTCTCGGGGGCAGGTGTTGGCTACTGCTGCAGCTAGGTGGCCAAGGGCGTCATCTGTCGCTGTCGTGGAGGGGATGGCTTTGCACTGGGCTTTGCAGCTTTCTTTGGACCTTGGATTCTTTGAGGTGGTGGTCGAGATTGACAATCAGCTGGTGGTGAAGGCGTGGAAGAGCTATGGGCGTCAATGCTCTTATCTAGCATCTGTTGTTTCTGATTGTTTTAATATTTCTAGTGCTTTTCATAGTTTTAATTTGTCTCATGTCTTACGATCTAGCAACATGGAAGCAGACTATTTGGCCAATTTTGCTTTGACAAACTATTGTTTTGTTGGTTTGGAGGAGTACCCTTGGTTTAGCAGGTATTCTTTCCTCAGATTTGGGAATTCCTAA